From the genome of Nicotiana tabacum cultivar K326 chromosome 2, ASM71507v2, whole genome shotgun sequence:
GTGTGGATGACTCGACAAACATAGATTGTTCGGAACAATGTGCAGAGTTGAGTTCGGTAGAGGAGGCGCTAACGAGTACTGTACGGTGGAGCCAGAAAGAGAAGCTTCCCCCATTGCTCGTTAATCCGGGTCAGCTTGAAGCTGAATTTGGGATGCAGCAGAGTCACAGTTCTGATTCACCAGTGTGGAAAAGGCCTATACTTATGGGTGAAAAGTGTGAGCTGCCAAAGTTCAGTGGACTTATTCTCTATGATGAGAGAGGCCGGGCCACTTCGCCAGGCCGGTAACGGATTCAACTATCATCAGGTAAACATAAAATCATTAAAGGCAACACATCAGAGAACAACTACTAGTGATCCTGAAGCATTTGTATTTTCTCTTTATAGTTCAGTTTCCATTGCTAGCTTTGAAAGCATACATATAATATAAGTAGTGGCGGAGCCAGGAACTTTAACAAGAGGCTTAAAACAAATGCAAACACATACACACTGAGTAATACACTTAGCAATCTGGGGATTTTCATTCAACAGCTTCTTTAGCACTGAGTAATACACCGAGTCTAGTCTATTATTAGTGAGAGTTAGTAAAATAGATA
Proteins encoded in this window:
- the LOC107809906 gene encoding uncharacterized protein LOC107809906; the encoded protein is MEADWNLEDKWRISTQGAVAVLVICTCSLVIGTCIIAAFRRNIARKRSEDEERRVDDSTNIDCSEQCAELSSVEEALTSTVRWSQKEKLPPLLVNPGQLEAEFGMQQSHSSDSPVWKRPILMGEKCELPKFSGLILYDERGRATSPGR